A region of Maridesulfovibrio sp. DNA encodes the following proteins:
- a CDS encoding FAD-dependent oxidoreductase: MVTSSILVLFLLGLTAAAILAAASKVLHVEEDPRIAEVEGCFPGANCGGCGFPGCSAAAGAIVKGEAAPEICVAGGPEIAENIAAIMGLEASFKEPKVANNICTGGSRANLLFDYEGVEDCRAEALLYGGEKSCGLGCLGLGSCVKVCGFDAIRLNEEGVPVVDMNACVSCGKCAEVCPTGAIRVSGMTMDLLHLNQIDDCLAPCMQKCPAQIDVRTYINQMKNGDMRGALLTMKERNPLPLAVGRLCPAPCETICRRNIADDGVAIHTLHRFVADWEMNSGNRVNLNCNPPSGHKVAIIGSGPAGLSAAYFLRRIGHEPVIFEKREEIGGMMKGVIPEYRLPSKVVDWEVQTILDLGVEVKNGVEFGKDITFETLERDGFEAVFIATGAWKVPALKLENADAEGVMDAVTFLEEVGKSITDLKGKKVVVIGDTNTAMDVVRSAARLHCNVTSLVGCIQRKMSANKNEVKRAAELGSELLFLTKPSRFIAENGKVSGVEYIEVQYKDPKKALGDPLPVEGTEKTIEADLVVIATDRVPDMTPFMNAEGEIPFKLNKKTGGIDCDKTSMQTSMPNVFVGGELHTGRSIIIQAVADGRMAARGIHHFVTEGEIPEPKNPQLRVIPESILKNMDVTYTIPRIKVPEITVEERKSTFKEEVKGSIVYEAARKEGSRCLRCGLTCYDAEAGAEYAQDTDVQKFSELGKE, translated from the coding sequence ATGGTTACTTCTTCTATATTGGTCCTATTTCTGCTCGGTCTTACCGCAGCTGCCATACTGGCTGCCGCATCCAAAGTGCTGCATGTTGAGGAGGACCCCCGCATTGCTGAAGTCGAAGGTTGTTTCCCCGGCGCAAACTGCGGTGGTTGCGGATTCCCCGGCTGTTCTGCTGCTGCAGGTGCCATTGTGAAGGGTGAGGCTGCCCCTGAAATATGTGTTGCCGGTGGACCTGAAATTGCCGAGAACATCGCAGCAATTATGGGTCTTGAAGCATCTTTCAAGGAACCCAAGGTTGCCAACAATATCTGCACTGGCGGTTCCCGCGCAAACCTGCTTTTCGATTACGAAGGTGTTGAGGATTGCCGTGCGGAAGCACTGCTTTACGGCGGTGAGAAATCCTGCGGCCTCGGTTGCCTCGGGCTTGGTTCCTGCGTAAAGGTCTGCGGCTTTGATGCCATCCGCCTCAACGAAGAGGGCGTGCCTGTCGTCGATATGAACGCCTGTGTTTCCTGCGGTAAATGTGCCGAAGTCTGCCCTACCGGAGCTATCCGCGTAAGCGGCATGACCATGGACCTGCTCCATCTCAACCAAATCGACGATTGTCTGGCGCCTTGCATGCAGAAATGCCCGGCCCAGATCGACGTTCGTACTTATATCAACCAGATGAAGAACGGCGATATGAGAGGCGCACTGCTGACCATGAAGGAACGCAACCCGCTGCCGCTTGCTGTGGGACGTCTCTGCCCCGCACCGTGCGAAACCATCTGTCGCCGCAACATCGCTGACGACGGTGTGGCCATCCACACCCTGCACCGTTTCGTGGCTGACTGGGAAATGAATTCCGGCAACCGCGTAAACCTGAACTGCAACCCGCCGTCCGGCCATAAAGTGGCAATTATCGGTTCCGGTCCCGCAGGTCTTTCCGCTGCCTACTTCCTGCGCCGTATCGGTCACGAACCCGTGATCTTTGAAAAGCGTGAAGAAATCGGCGGTATGATGAAGGGTGTTATTCCCGAGTACCGTCTGCCATCCAAAGTTGTTGACTGGGAAGTTCAGACCATCCTCGACCTCGGTGTTGAAGTTAAAAACGGCGTTGAGTTCGGTAAGGATATTACCTTTGAAACTCTTGAGCGTGACGGCTTTGAAGCAGTGTTTATTGCAACCGGTGCCTGGAAAGTTCCCGCTCTGAAGCTTGAGAACGCAGATGCGGAAGGTGTTATGGATGCAGTCACCTTCCTCGAAGAAGTTGGCAAGTCCATCACAGACCTCAAAGGCAAGAAGGTCGTGGTCATCGGCGATACCAATACCGCCATGGACGTTGTTCGCAGTGCTGCACGTCTCCACTGCAATGTGACCTCTCTCGTGGGCTGCATCCAGCGCAAGATGTCCGCCAACAAAAATGAAGTTAAACGCGCTGCCGAGCTGGGTAGCGAACTGCTCTTTCTGACAAAGCCCTCCCGCTTTATTGCTGAGAACGGCAAGGTCAGTGGAGTGGAATATATTGAAGTTCAGTACAAGGACCCCAAGAAGGCTCTTGGCGACCCTCTGCCTGTTGAAGGAACTGAAAAGACTATTGAAGCCGATCTGGTTGTGATCGCTACTGATCGTGTGCCGGATATGACCCCGTTCATGAATGCTGAAGGCGAAATCCCCTTCAAACTCAATAAGAAGACCGGCGGCATTGACTGTGACAAGACCTCCATGCAGACCTCCATGCCCAACGTATTTGTCGGCGGTGAACTGCATACCGGTCGTTCCATCATTATTCAGGCTGTTGCTGACGGACGTATGGCTGCCCGTGGAATCCATCACTTCGTTACCGAAGGAGAGATTCCTGAACCCAAGAATCCGCAGCTGCGTGTTATCCCTGAATCTATCCTCAAAAATATGGACGTGACCTACACCATCCCGAGAATCAAAGTTCCCGAGATCACTGTTGAAGAGCGTAAGTCCACATTTAAGGAAGAAGTTAAAGGCTCCATTGTCTACGAAGCAGCCCGCAAGGAAGGCAGCCGCTGTCTGCGTTGCGGCCTGACCTGTTACGATGCCGAAGCCGGTGCGGAATACGCACAGGATACGGATGTGCAGAAGTTCAGCGAGCTGGGCAAGGAGTAA
- a CDS encoding DUF805 domain-containing protein, whose translation MKKYIAVLKRFNDFQGKASREEFIHFALVHFAILGVFFLLDFAVDHPFFNKVIDTVSGLFVIATMLPCIALLVRRFNSIKQSSQEVSGD comes from the coding sequence ATGAAAAAATATATTGCGGTACTTAAGCGGTTTAATGATTTTCAGGGCAAGGCCAGCCGTGAAGAGTTTATTCATTTTGCCTTGGTTCATTTTGCCATCCTAGGTGTTTTCTTCTTGCTCGATTTTGCTGTGGACCACCCTTTTTTTAATAAAGTAATCGATACGGTCAGCGGACTTTTTGTGATTGCTACCATGCTGCCGTGTATTGCGTTGCTGGTGCGCAGGTTTAACAGCATTAAGCAGTCCAGTCAGGAAGTAAGCGGGGATTAG
- a CDS encoding EAL domain-containing protein codes for MSFIQNIEQEPNKRNLFKSIINLAHGLNMEAVAERVETEEQLQIVIEQGCDVVQGFYLGKPVVEQEAKKLMAHAQNKPASK; via the coding sequence ATGAGCTTTATTCAGAACATTGAGCAAGAACCCAACAAAAGGAACCTGTTCAAATCAATTATAAACCTTGCCCATGGTCTGAACATGGAAGCTGTGGCTGAAAGGGTTGAGACAGAAGAACAATTACAAATAGTTATTGAACAGGGATGTGATGTTGTACAGGGCTTTTATCTCGGAAAACCTGTAGTTGAGCAGGAAGCAAAAAAACTGATGGCCCATGCCCAAAACAAACCTGCAAGTAAGTAA
- a CDS encoding AraC family transcriptional regulator: MDTKQGIIYSSPVEGLEVLSCSSGREFKSHLHEGYVLWLNSESGEKYSLKGSSDILQPGSISIIEPETIHSNSPCCAERRHLRSFYFSEEMVRSLNLKFLGSETASSPFRNNILENKQIWTSLSRLHNKLLGPAEKLEAEESILSVLSGLYKNTDDRNYAPGSEDKRVAMVVDYLHSNIDRSLGLAELADLAGCTEFHLIRIFRKHKGISPHSFLIQLRLEKARSMLAAYSNIAEAAVCCGFSDQSHLTRLFKDRFGLTPRQYQKTF; this comes from the coding sequence ATGGATACCAAGCAAGGCATAATTTACTCTTCGCCCGTGGAGGGTCTGGAAGTTCTTTCATGCAGCAGTGGCCGGGAGTTTAAAAGCCATCTGCATGAAGGCTATGTCCTATGGTTGAATTCGGAGTCTGGTGAAAAATACAGTCTCAAAGGCAGTTCTGATATTCTGCAGCCCGGATCCATCAGCATAATTGAGCCGGAAACAATTCATTCCAACAGTCCATGCTGCGCAGAACGCCGTCATCTGCGCAGTTTTTATTTTTCTGAAGAAATGGTCCGTTCCCTGAATTTAAAGTTTTTAGGTAGTGAAACAGCATCTTCTCCATTCCGCAACAATATACTGGAGAATAAGCAAATCTGGACCTCACTCTCCCGCCTGCATAATAAATTACTCGGCCCTGCAGAAAAGCTGGAAGCTGAAGAGTCCATCCTTTCCGTTCTTTCCGGTTTGTATAAAAATACTGATGACCGTAATTATGCCCCCGGCAGCGAAGACAAGCGGGTCGCTATGGTTGTTGATTATCTGCACTCCAATATCGACCGCAGCTTGGGTCTTGCTGAACTTGCTGATCTTGCCGGATGTACGGAGTTTCATTTGATCCGTATTTTTCGCAAGCATAAGGGGATATCGCCCCATTCTTTCCTTATTCAACTGCGGCTTGAAAAGGCCCGCTCCATGTTGGCTGCCTATTCCAATATTGCCGAAGCGGCAGTTTGCTGCGGTTTTTCCGACCAGAGTCATCTGACCCGGCTGTTCAAGGACAGATTCGGCCTTACGCCCCGCCAGTACCAGAAGACATTTTGA
- a CDS encoding efflux RND transporter permease subunit translates to MIINKAALNRQSTVMVLLVFIIIAGISSYASLPRESDPDITIPYIFVQTSFEGVAPEDMETLITMPIERKLKGLSGTKEISSISDDGVSIIKVEFNPDVDIDDALQKVRDKVDQAKPDLPNDLPDEPVINEVNLSEQPILNVVLSGPFSLKRLKVFAEQLEDRIESVQGVLDAKIIGGLEREIHVEFDMDRVAFYNIPLSSLLNAVKNANVNTPGGSVEIGKSKYLVRVPEDFKHPDEINKIVVYEKDGRPIYLRDIATIRDHYKDPTSKSRFNGVQSVTIEVKKRAGENIIRIIDTVKDILKEEQQILPPTLKINLTADQSDEIRQMVADLQNNIISGLLLVLIVVFAFIGGRSALFVSLAIPLSMLITFTVLEIFSYTLNMVILFSLILSLGMLVDNGIVVVENIYRHMGMGKTRFQAAMDATDEVAWPVIASTLTTVGAFFPMIFWPGIMGEFMSYLPITVIIALSASLFVALVINPVLSAKFQDVPKLDGKNKPGLIDRMMETLKSLYRPILEWSLDHRLLVVLFSFGFLIVSTVSFGMFGRGVEFLPKTEPKRSDVKIKAPVGTNLEASDQFVKVVEKIASEYPDIEYIIANTGESGQSDEIGTHYSLVKLDYLDIQDRSRPSSETTNEIRDRLQHAIRGAEIRAEPEKMGPPTGSAVNMEIYGKDLRKLGEITASFKRAIKNIPGLVDLKDNYISAKPEIRVEVDKEKAAIMGLDAFTIAQAVKTAINGFKVGVYREGKDEYDIIARLPKQNRDSLEDIRRITVSGPNGEPIPITSLAAVTMGGGLGGINRIDQKRVVTISADVSGRLAEEVIADINAAVSGIDLPRGYSYKFTGEQEEQAKASAFLEKAFAGAIFLIFIVLVTQFNSIATPFIILTAVILSLGGVMVGLLVTGTAFGVIMTGVGVLSLAGVVVNNAIVLIDYYEQLKEQGRSAREALIEAGLTRFRPVLLTAITTVLGLIPMATGVSFDFLNMRLDMGSETSQWWGPMAVAVIFGLAIATILTLVVVPTLCSLQESWKARAARNKTGELATQAINQTNL, encoded by the coding sequence GTGATTATCAACAAGGCAGCATTGAACAGGCAGTCCACAGTGATGGTTCTGCTTGTTTTCATCATCATAGCCGGGATTTCAAGCTACGCATCACTGCCCCGTGAGAGTGATCCGGATATCACTATCCCCTATATCTTTGTCCAGACCAGCTTCGAGGGAGTGGCTCCCGAGGACATGGAAACCCTGATCACCATGCCCATTGAGCGCAAGCTGAAGGGATTATCAGGGACCAAGGAAATCTCATCCATTTCCGATGACGGGGTTTCCATCATCAAGGTTGAATTCAACCCCGACGTAGACATTGACGATGCCCTGCAAAAGGTCCGCGACAAGGTTGATCAGGCCAAACCGGACCTGCCGAATGACCTGCCCGACGAACCGGTCATCAACGAAGTCAACCTCTCGGAACAGCCCATACTGAACGTGGTTCTTTCCGGCCCGTTCTCCCTTAAACGACTCAAAGTCTTTGCAGAGCAGCTGGAAGACCGCATTGAATCCGTGCAGGGTGTGCTTGACGCCAAGATCATCGGCGGGCTGGAGCGAGAAATCCACGTTGAATTCGACATGGACCGCGTTGCTTTCTACAACATTCCCCTGTCCAGCCTGCTCAATGCAGTGAAAAATGCCAACGTAAACACCCCCGGCGGTTCAGTTGAAATCGGCAAATCGAAATACCTTGTCCGGGTACCGGAAGATTTCAAGCACCCGGATGAAATTAATAAAATTGTGGTTTACGAAAAGGATGGACGCCCTATTTATCTGCGCGACATCGCCACCATCCGCGACCACTACAAAGACCCGACCTCCAAAAGCCGCTTTAACGGTGTCCAGAGTGTGACCATTGAAGTCAAAAAAAGGGCCGGGGAAAATATTATCCGCATCATTGATACGGTTAAGGATATTCTGAAGGAAGAACAGCAGATTCTGCCGCCGACCCTGAAGATCAACCTGACTGCTGACCAGTCCGATGAAATCCGCCAGATGGTTGCGGACCTGCAGAACAACATCATTTCCGGGCTGCTGCTGGTACTCATCGTGGTTTTCGCTTTTATCGGCGGACGTTCGGCCCTGTTTGTTTCGCTGGCTATCCCGCTGTCCATGCTGATCACCTTTACCGTACTGGAAATTTTCTCTTACACGTTGAACATGGTTATCCTTTTCTCGCTGATCCTGAGTCTGGGCATGCTGGTGGATAACGGTATCGTTGTTGTTGAAAACATCTACCGCCACATGGGTATGGGTAAAACCCGCTTTCAGGCAGCCATGGATGCAACCGACGAAGTCGCATGGCCGGTTATAGCCTCGACTCTGACCACTGTGGGCGCTTTTTTCCCCATGATCTTCTGGCCCGGAATAATGGGTGAATTCATGAGTTACCTGCCCATCACAGTTATCATTGCCCTGAGTGCTTCACTGTTTGTGGCGTTGGTCATTAACCCGGTGCTCTCGGCAAAATTTCAGGATGTTCCCAAACTGGATGGGAAAAATAAGCCCGGCCTCATTGACCGCATGATGGAAACACTCAAAAGCCTTTACCGCCCTATCCTTGAATGGTCGCTGGATCACAGGCTGCTGGTGGTGCTTTTTTCTTTCGGATTCCTCATTGTCTCCACGGTCAGCTTCGGCATGTTCGGACGCGGGGTGGAATTCCTGCCCAAAACCGAACCCAAGCGTTCCGACGTCAAAATTAAAGCCCCTGTCGGGACCAATCTTGAAGCTTCGGACCAGTTTGTAAAAGTGGTGGAAAAAATCGCTTCCGAATACCCTGATATTGAATACATCATCGCCAATACCGGCGAATCAGGACAGTCTGATGAAATCGGCACACACTACAGCCTCGTCAAACTCGACTATCTGGATATTCAGGACCGCAGCCGCCCCTCATCCGAAACTACCAATGAGATACGGGATCGCTTGCAGCATGCAATCCGTGGAGCTGAAATTCGCGCTGAACCGGAAAAAATGGGGCCTCCCACCGGCAGTGCCGTCAACATGGAAATATACGGCAAGGACCTGCGCAAGCTGGGTGAAATTACTGCTTCCTTCAAGCGGGCTATCAAAAATATCCCCGGTCTGGTTGACCTGAAAGATAACTATATATCCGCTAAACCAGAAATCCGAGTGGAGGTGGACAAGGAAAAAGCAGCCATCATGGGCCTTGATGCCTTCACCATTGCTCAAGCAGTAAAGACAGCCATCAACGGCTTCAAGGTCGGAGTTTATCGCGAAGGTAAGGACGAATACGATATCATTGCCCGTCTGCCCAAGCAGAACCGTGATTCCCTTGAAGATATACGCCGCATCACCGTATCCGGTCCCAATGGCGAACCTATCCCCATTACCAGCCTCGCCGCTGTGACCATGGGGGGCGGACTGGGCGGCATCAACCGCATTGACCAGAAGCGGGTGGTCACCATTTCTGCTGATGTATCAGGCCGACTCGCCGAAGAAGTTATCGCGGACATCAATGCGGCGGTATCCGGCATAGACCTGCCACGCGGATATTCATACAAGTTTACCGGAGAGCAGGAAGAACAGGCCAAGGCATCCGCGTTCCTCGAAAAAGCATTTGCCGGAGCTATATTCCTGATCTTCATTGTACTGGTCACCCAGTTCAACTCCATTGCCACCCCGTTCATCATCCTGACCGCAGTAATCCTCTCCCTTGGCGGGGTCATGGTCGGGCTGCTGGTTACCGGAACGGCCTTCGGGGTCATCATGACCGGGGTAGGAGTACTCAGTCTCGCCGGGGTTGTGGTCAACAACGCTATTGTACTCATCGACTACTACGAGCAACTCAAAGAACAAGGACGCTCCGCCCGTGAAGCACTCATTGAAGCCGGGCTGACCCGTTTCCGCCCGGTGCTGCTCACAGCAATAACCACTGTATTGGGCCTGATTCCAATGGCAACAGGCGTCAGCTTCGACTTCCTCAACATGCGTCTTGACATGGGTAGTGAAACCTCCCAGTGGTGGGGACCGATGGCTGTTGCGGTAATCTTCGGGCTGGCTATAGCCACCATACTGACCCTTGTTGTCGTACCCACGCTTTGCTCCCTGCAGGAAAGCTGGAAAGCAAGGGCCGCACGGAATAAAACCGGCGAACTTGCAACTCAGGCCATAAACCAGACTAATTTATGA
- a CDS encoding bacteriohemerythrin, translating into MNISTRLKISSFVLGFIPAIIGIILFAFSPDFVIGSVSSIVLICGILISLLLTVFIVYNISRNVISPIENLRDYAVDIQKGRSNNACSGFYMHELEELKIAVCSMVASLEEANSRAETLREEARSKTADIEAALQVSRDKEAETLKLITSMRKVADKAGNSSERIFLDINDLSERIEKVGGGVELQRDRMTETAAAMEEMNSTVSEVARNASLAAGNADQSRENAATGARGVHDAVDAIKKVEGEVLSLKETMSRLGERAENIDRVINVINDIADQTNLLALNAAIEAARAGEAGRGFAVVADEVRKLAEKTMVATKEVSEAITDIQQHAKTNVASVDRAAEDIVAGTETAVESGRYMQEIVTIIESTSEQVESIATASEQQSATSEEINNAVSDVTRVAQETAAEMDEARQILIEVSSLVQELDSLIRGMSEGNLDVASGDELVTWSDRDFSVNIKAIDVQHKKLVNMINGLHKAMRDRASDAVMKRLVEELKNYTVDHFSTEEKLFDRFGYPQSPEHKELHVNFVNQVLDFESALISGKAKVTMDVMKFLKDWLVQHIQGEDRKYSPFLNSHGIK; encoded by the coding sequence ATGAATATTTCTACCCGCCTTAAAATATCTTCTTTCGTTCTTGGTTTTATCCCAGCAATCATCGGCATCATCCTTTTTGCCTTCAGCCCCGATTTTGTCATCGGCTCGGTTTCTTCAATAGTCTTGATCTGCGGAATCCTGATCAGCCTGCTGCTGACTGTCTTCATCGTCTATAACATCAGTCGTAATGTAATCTCACCGATTGAAAATTTGAGGGATTATGCCGTCGATATCCAGAAAGGACGGTCGAATAATGCCTGTTCCGGTTTTTATATGCATGAATTGGAGGAGCTTAAGATTGCAGTCTGTTCTATGGTTGCCAGTCTGGAAGAAGCTAACAGCCGGGCCGAAACTCTGAGAGAAGAGGCGCGCAGTAAAACAGCAGACATAGAAGCTGCCTTGCAGGTCAGCCGTGATAAGGAAGCGGAAACGCTGAAACTTATTACTTCCATGCGTAAGGTTGCGGATAAAGCCGGTAATTCGTCTGAACGTATTTTTTTGGATATTAATGATCTCAGTGAGCGGATTGAGAAGGTCGGCGGGGGAGTTGAACTCCAGCGTGACCGTATGACCGAAACAGCTGCCGCCATGGAAGAAATGAACTCTACTGTTTCAGAAGTGGCCCGCAACGCCTCTCTTGCAGCCGGCAACGCTGATCAGTCACGGGAAAATGCTGCTACCGGAGCACGTGGCGTACATGACGCTGTGGATGCCATTAAAAAGGTTGAGGGCGAGGTTCTTTCCCTTAAGGAGACTATGAGCCGTCTTGGTGAGCGGGCCGAGAATATTGACAGGGTTATCAACGTGATCAACGATATTGCGGATCAGACCAATCTGCTGGCCCTGAATGCCGCTATTGAAGCCGCAAGAGCCGGGGAGGCCGGACGCGGATTCGCTGTAGTTGCTGATGAGGTCCGCAAGCTGGCTGAAAAAACCATGGTAGCCACCAAGGAGGTCAGTGAAGCAATTACCGATATTCAGCAGCATGCCAAGACCAACGTGGCCTCGGTGGACCGTGCAGCCGAGGATATTGTGGCCGGTACTGAAACCGCTGTTGAATCCGGCAGATATATGCAGGAAATCGTGACTATAATCGAATCCACTTCAGAGCAGGTGGAGTCTATTGCTACTGCATCAGAACAGCAGTCGGCCACCAGCGAAGAGATCAACAATGCGGTTTCGGATGTAACGCGGGTGGCTCAGGAAACTGCTGCGGAAATGGACGAAGCCCGTCAGATTCTGATTGAAGTTTCAAGTCTTGTGCAGGAACTGGATTCCTTAATTCGCGGTATGTCCGAAGGCAATCTTGATGTTGCTTCCGGTGATGAGTTGGTGACTTGGAGTGACAGGGATTTTTCCGTTAATATCAAGGCCATTGACGTTCAACACAAGAAACTGGTCAACATGATAAACGGTCTGCATAAAGCAATGCGAGACCGGGCATCTGATGCGGTTATGAAACGCCTTGTGGAAGAACTGAAAAATTACACTGTTGATCATTTCAGCACAGAGGAAAAGCTTTTTGACCGTTTCGGCTATCCCCAGAGTCCTGAACATAAGGAACTGCATGTGAATTTCGTTAATCAGGTCCTTGATTTTGAATCCGCTCTTATCAGCGGCAAGGCCAAAGTCACCATGGACGTAATGAAGTTTCTCAAGGATTGGCTGGTGCAGCATATTCAAGGTGAGGACCGCAAATATTCTCCCTTTTTGAACAGTCACGGGATCAAATAG
- a CDS encoding efflux RND transporter periplasmic adaptor subunit: protein MRNSYFIPILLAVLLMAVCGCESDKQTEASTAAPEKAVRVSTVEVVPVTIKDMLTLPGETVPDKDVTVSSESAGTVVWLGVKEGDIVRKGQLIARLDGASSGAKFDRAKAAKKLAAEQLRRRRELLNKGVLAQEEYDQIKAELEQSEASLKEMQVNVEYGIVRAPISGVINKRYIDRGERLEVGSQVVDIVDSSTIKTFINVPEMDISYIKKGQKVAVSVDALPGKTWEGIIDFVSFKADRYSKTFGVKVLTDNTDGEIRAGMLARVSLLRRTVTDAVTTPLSAIINQGGERIIYVEKDGIAHGRTIELGVIDGNRAQIIKGLKAGEKLITAGHTMVEDGMKVVTQ from the coding sequence ATGCGCAATAGTTATTTCATCCCCATCTTATTGGCTGTGCTGCTCATGGCCGTTTGTGGATGTGAATCTGACAAACAGACAGAGGCCAGCACCGCAGCACCGGAAAAAGCTGTGCGGGTCAGCACCGTTGAGGTTGTACCGGTTACCATCAAAGACATGCTGACCCTGCCCGGAGAGACCGTGCCGGACAAGGACGTCACCGTATCTTCTGAATCTGCCGGAACCGTAGTCTGGCTGGGCGTGAAGGAAGGTGACATTGTTCGCAAGGGACAACTCATCGCCCGCCTTGACGGAGCTTCCAGCGGTGCCAAATTCGACCGCGCCAAAGCCGCCAAAAAACTAGCCGCTGAGCAGTTGCGCCGCCGCCGGGAACTGCTCAACAAAGGAGTGCTGGCGCAGGAAGAATACGACCAGATCAAGGCTGAACTTGAACAGAGTGAGGCTTCACTTAAAGAAATGCAGGTCAATGTGGAATACGGTATTGTGCGTGCTCCTATATCCGGTGTGATCAACAAACGCTATATTGACCGTGGGGAACGGCTGGAAGTCGGGTCTCAGGTGGTGGACATCGTGGATTCATCCACTATCAAAACCTTCATCAACGTCCCGGAAATGGATATTTCCTATATCAAGAAAGGCCAGAAAGTTGCCGTTTCCGTTGACGCCCTGCCCGGCAAAACATGGGAAGGGATTATCGACTTTGTATCCTTCAAAGCTGACCGTTATTCCAAAACCTTTGGGGTCAAAGTACTCACCGACAATACGGACGGTGAAATCCGTGCCGGAATGCTGGCCCGGGTTTCCCTGCTGCGCCGCACAGTTACCGATGCTGTAACCACTCCTCTTTCGGCTATTATCAATCAGGGCGGGGAGCGTATTATCTACGTGGAAAAAGACGGTATCGCCCACGGCAGGACCATTGAACTCGGTGTAATTGACGGTAACCGTGCCCAGATCATCAAAGGACTCAAGGCCGGGGAAAAGCTGATTACAGCCGGACACACCATGGTTGAGGACGGCATGAAGGTGGTGACCCAGTGA
- a CDS encoding FAD:protein FMN transferase, with product MENAVRRSFARSFGSIGSKAALIAHPLGAAMKLAETLRIGDRRHKFSATRSLMGTQVSIVALHLSKEAAQSAVAAAFSEIERLSAIFDRRQPGSPVSQLNETGKLSDVPPELFEVMGKAQAYYHRSGGTFDLTVMPVIEMLQNHMDPKGRLSLSQSDFDDAMALVGSNFVHISRNGISFDRNSMSVTMDGIGRGYIVDRASDIMVENGVENHLIIAGGDIRARGERTPGQPWIVAIEDLSGKGRYPAVIQLKNAAVATSGGCEFYLDAERYHYHVPKPVNAQSHGHGCQISLSVAAPTVMEADALSTSAFVMNPQGAIRFINAQKESECLISGLSGVKMTSRNWESLVGI from the coding sequence ATGGAAAATGCGGTTAGACGTTCATTCGCCAGATCATTCGGCTCCATAGGATCGAAGGCGGCCTTAATTGCCCATCCTCTCGGTGCGGCAATGAAATTGGCTGAAACCCTGCGGATCGGGGACCGGAGACATAAATTCAGTGCGACCCGTTCTCTCATGGGAACACAGGTCAGCATTGTTGCCCTGCACCTGTCCAAGGAGGCAGCGCAGAGTGCCGTAGCTGCGGCGTTCAGCGAGATCGAGCGTCTTTCCGCAATCTTTGACCGCCGTCAACCAGGTTCTCCTGTTTCACAACTCAATGAAACCGGAAAGCTGAGTGATGTTCCCCCTGAACTCTTTGAGGTAATGGGCAAGGCTCAGGCATATTATCACCGTTCCGGCGGGACATTTGATTTAACTGTAATGCCTGTTATTGAAATGCTGCAAAATCATATGGACCCCAAGGGCAGGCTGTCGCTTTCCCAGAGTGACTTCGATGATGCTATGGCCCTTGTAGGTTCTAATTTTGTGCATATTTCCAGAAATGGAATCAGCTTTGATAGAAATTCCATGTCCGTCACCATGGACGGCATAGGCCGAGGCTACATAGTGGACCGTGCCTCAGATATCATGGTTGAAAACGGAGTGGAGAACCATCTCATCATTGCGGGCGGGGATATCCGTGCCCGTGGTGAACGTACTCCGGGCCAGCCATGGATTGTCGCCATAGAAGATCTATCCGGCAAGGGAAGATATCCGGCAGTTATTCAGCTCAAGAATGCTGCTGTGGCAACTTCCGGAGGCTGCGAATTCTACTTGGATGCCGAACGCTACCATTACCATGTTCCAAAACCTGTAAATGCACAGTCTCATGGTCACGGGTGTCAGATCAGCCTCTCGGTTGCGGCACCTACAGTGATGGAGGCTGACGCGCTTTCCACTTCGGCATTTGTTATGAATCCGCAGGGCGCTATTCGCTTCATCAACGCGCAAAAAGAAAGTGAATGCCTGATCTCCGGTTTATCCGGTGTAAAGATGACGTCCCGTAACTGGGAAAGTCTGGTCGGGATTTAA